One genomic segment of Streptomyces niveus includes these proteins:
- a CDS encoding carbohydrate ABC transporter permease: MTALAAPPAPPTGTEGTPPRPERRKRRAPRSMHGGMLSYAILAVALLISAFPFYWTIVAASRSNADLAKVPPTLLPGPNLIGNFEAVLEEADIGKALLNSLIVSGSITVGTVLCCTLAGFAFAKLRFRGRGALLALTVGTMMIPPQLGVIPLFMLIAELQWVNQLQAVILPGLVSAFGVFFMRQYLVQSLPDELIEAARVDGASTARIFWSIVVPIARPGMAVLGMLTFMTAWNDFFWPIIALSSQEPTVQVALRQLGGGYVHDQSVIMAGTLLGTLPVLLVFGLLGRQIVGGIMQGAVKG, from the coding sequence ATGACCGCGCTCGCCGCACCGCCGGCCCCGCCCACCGGTACCGAGGGGACGCCCCCTCGGCCCGAGCGGCGCAAGAGGCGCGCTCCCCGCTCGATGCACGGCGGCATGCTGTCGTACGCCATCCTGGCCGTCGCCCTGCTGATCTCGGCGTTCCCGTTCTACTGGACGATCGTCGCGGCCAGCCGCTCCAACGCCGACCTGGCGAAGGTGCCGCCCACCCTGCTGCCGGGCCCCAACCTGATCGGCAACTTCGAGGCGGTCCTCGAAGAGGCCGACATCGGGAAGGCGTTGCTCAACTCGCTGATCGTGTCGGGCTCGATCACCGTCGGTACGGTGCTGTGCTGCACGCTGGCCGGGTTCGCCTTCGCCAAGCTGCGCTTCCGGGGCCGGGGCGCGCTGCTGGCCCTGACCGTCGGCACGATGATGATCCCGCCGCAGCTGGGCGTGATCCCGCTGTTCATGCTCATCGCCGAACTCCAGTGGGTGAACCAGCTCCAGGCCGTCATCCTGCCCGGACTCGTCTCCGCCTTCGGGGTGTTCTTCATGCGGCAGTACCTCGTGCAGTCGCTGCCCGACGAGTTGATCGAGGCGGCGCGCGTCGACGGCGCGTCCACCGCGCGGATCTTCTGGTCGATCGTGGTGCCGATCGCACGGCCCGGCATGGCGGTCCTCGGCATGCTGACCTTCATGACCGCGTGGAACGATTTCTTCTGGCCGATCATCGCGCTGTCCTCGCAGGAGCCGACGGTCCAGGTCGCGCTGCGCCAGCTCGGCGGCGGCTATGTCCACGACCAGTCGGTGATCATGGCGGGAACGCTGCTCGGCACGCTTCCCGTGCTGCTCGTCTTCGGCCTGCTCGGCCGGCAGATCGTCGGCGGCATCATGCAGGGCGCCGTCAAGGGCTGA
- a CDS encoding GH1 family beta-glucosidase, with protein MTAVDARPETTTERRFPTGFRWGTATAAYQIEGAASEDGRTPSIWDTFSRTPGKVRNGDTGDIAADHYHRMTEDVALMRELGVTDYRFSVSWSRVQPTGRGPAVQRGLDFYRGLVDELLSAGIRPVLTLYHWDLPQELEDAGGWPHRDTAQRFAEYAGLVAGALGDRVPTWTTLNEPWCAAFLGYAAGVHAPGHTRPEAALRAAHHLNLAHGLATGVLRDALPAKAEVSLTLNLHAVRPLTDSPEDLDAVHRIDALGNRVFLDPVFHGRLPRDLVDDTAALTDWSFVKDGDLATISAPVDSLGINYYSPTVVASGTSDSPSPWPGADEHVRFVPAPGPRTAMDWPVDATGLYDLLTGLRDELPDVPLMVTENGAAYDDYADPSGAVHDPERVAYLRAHLEAVHRAIEDGADVRGYFLWSLLDNFEWAYGYGKRFGAVHVDFATQRRTPKDSARWYARVIGRGGLD; from the coding sequence ATGACCGCTGTCGACGCACGCCCCGAGACCACGACGGAGCGGCGGTTCCCCACCGGCTTCCGCTGGGGGACGGCCACCGCCGCGTACCAGATCGAGGGGGCCGCGTCCGAGGACGGGCGGACCCCGTCCATCTGGGACACCTTCAGCCGTACGCCCGGCAAGGTCCGCAACGGCGACACCGGCGACATCGCCGCCGACCACTACCACCGGATGACCGAAGACGTCGCGCTGATGCGGGAGTTGGGGGTCACGGACTACCGCTTCTCGGTGTCCTGGTCACGCGTCCAGCCGACCGGCCGGGGCCCCGCCGTACAGCGCGGTCTCGACTTCTACCGGGGGCTGGTGGACGAGCTGTTGTCCGCCGGGATCCGGCCGGTCCTCACGCTCTACCACTGGGACCTGCCGCAGGAGTTGGAGGACGCGGGCGGCTGGCCGCACCGCGACACGGCGCAGCGGTTCGCCGAGTACGCGGGGCTCGTCGCCGGTGCGCTCGGCGACCGGGTGCCGACCTGGACGACGCTCAACGAGCCCTGGTGCGCGGCGTTCCTGGGATACGCGGCGGGTGTGCACGCGCCGGGTCACACCCGCCCCGAGGCCGCGCTGCGCGCCGCGCACCATCTCAATCTGGCGCACGGCCTGGCGACCGGTGTCCTGCGCGACGCGCTGCCGGCGAAGGCGGAGGTCTCGCTGACGCTGAATCTGCACGCCGTACGCCCGCTGACGGACTCCCCCGAGGATCTCGACGCCGTGCACCGGATCGACGCGCTCGGCAACCGTGTGTTCCTCGACCCCGTCTTCCACGGCCGGCTGCCGCGCGATCTCGTCGACGACACCGCCGCGCTGACCGACTGGTCCTTCGTGAAGGACGGCGATCTGGCGACGATCTCCGCGCCGGTCGACTCGCTGGGGATCAACTACTACTCCCCCACCGTGGTCGCGAGCGGTACGTCCGATTCCCCGTCGCCGTGGCCCGGTGCCGACGAGCACGTGCGCTTCGTCCCGGCGCCCGGTCCGCGTACGGCGATGGACTGGCCGGTCGACGCCACCGGGCTGTACGACCTGCTCACCGGGTTGCGCGACGAACTCCCCGACGTCCCGCTGATGGTCACCGAGAACGGCGCGGCGTACGACGACTACGCCGATCCGTCCGGCGCGGTCCACGACCCCGAGCGGGTCGCGTATCTGCGCGCCCATCTCGAAGCCGTCCACCGGGCCATCGAGGACGGCGCCGACGTGCGCGGCTACTTCCTCTGGTCACTGCTGGACAACTTCGAGTGGGCGTACGGCTACGGCAAGCGGTTC